A region of Diospyros lotus cultivar Yz01 chromosome 3, ASM1463336v1, whole genome shotgun sequence DNA encodes the following proteins:
- the LOC127797357 gene encoding protein DMP9-like — protein sequence MDQPEGIGIKIYNASPHVDPSIYPSSPQPAPGKAHGGGRKRQAMANGVQKTLSRTSMLANFLPTGTLLTFEMVLPAVYGRGECSPVSTLMINVLLGLCALSCFFFHFTDSFRAPDGHVYYGFVTPKGLAVFKPGLAVEVPKDERYRIGFNDFVHAVMSMMVFAAIAFSDYRVTNCLFPGHAKEMDEVMESFPLMVGIICSGLFLVFPNVRYGIGCMAA from the coding sequence ATGGATCAACCCGAAGGAATTGGAATCAAAATCTACAATGCATCCCCACATGTCGATCCATCCATCTACCCATCTTCCCCACAACCAGCCCCGGGAAAGGCCCATGGCGGTGGCCGGAAAAGGCAGGCGATGGCAAATGGGGTTCAGAAAACGCTGTCCAGGACATCCATGCTCGCAAACTTCCTCCCAACCGGGACACTTCTCACCTTTGAGATGGTCCTCCCAGCCGTGTACGGCAGGGGGGAGTGCTCTCCGGTCAGCACACTCATGATCAACGTCCTGCTTGGCCTCTGCGCCCtctcctgcttcttcttccacttCACTGACAGTTTCCGGGCGCCTGACGGCCACGTCTACTACGGCTTTGTCACTCCAAAGGGGCTGGCAGTGTTCAAGCCCGGCCTGGCCGTTGAAGTCCCCAAAGACGAGCGTTACAGAATTGGTTTCAATGATTTTGTTCATGCCGTCATGTCTATGATGGTGTTCGCCGCCATTGCTTTCTCGGATTATCGGGTGACAAACTGTCTGTTCCCCGGACACGCCAAGGAGATGGATGAAGTGATGGAGAGCTTTCCCCTGATGGTGGGCATAATCTGCAGCGGCCTCTTTCTCGTCTTTCCCAATGTTCGATACGGCATCGGATGCATGGCAGCCTGA